A stretch of Alkalicella caledoniensis DNA encodes these proteins:
- a CDS encoding FAD-dependent oxidoreductase, whose translation MVKQKVLDLADHIGRKKSGTYTPKDPEYLILEPVVTDDMAEVGLCLKFRKPLSAEEVAPLCGKSVEETKSLLWELALAGVCFVGEKEGVDKYWLEIWVPGVMEMMANSRENVKKYPQIAEAFEAYGRVRGPMTAGTFPVGLGLMRVIPIEASINGETRRASYEEVSKYLNENDVFTVSDCSCRVAREAMGEGCGHLKEEMCIQLGHAAEYYIRTGRGRQITREEAFEIIDKAEKNGLMHQIPNTDGPGETHAICNCCGCSCLALRTASMFINNDMVRSNYVSKVDKDKCVACGECVEVCPVNALKLGQKLCTITPIIEKIREEIPANTQWGPDKWNPDYRTNRENVVETGTSPCKTECPAHISVQGYIKLASQGRYKEALELIKHENPFPAVCGRICPRKCESACTRGDIDESVAIDEIKKFIAEQDLNMDTRYVPRQRHEYGKKIAIIGAGPSGLSCAFYLGIDGYKVTVFEKEEVLGGMLTLGIPSYRLEKDVINAEIDILRELGVEFKTGVEVGKDVTLSDLRNQGYEAFYLAIGAQAGRKLGLEGEEAEGVATGVDFLRDVNLGKDIKLEGKTVVIGGGNVAIDVARTATRVGASDVEMFCLESREQMPALEEEIEEALAEDIVISNTWGPKRIVIENGKVSGVEFRKCLSVIDENGKFSPVYDEDETIIVKANNVLISVGQAMDWGNLLDGTQIELNPNDTVKVDSFTLQTREADVFAGGDAVTGPKFAIDAIALGKEAAISIHRYVHPGQSLVIGRDRREYHAFDKENLVLEGYDHVQREKTGHIDGSKSKATFKDLRPTFTEDQIKKETERCLGCGATTVDEYMCVGCGACTIRCKFDAISLERKYDAENVPFEKLKPLVVKNMIKRKGRITARKVKKMVSGIFRAEKSN comes from the coding sequence CTTTGTTTAAAGTTTCGTAAACCCTTAAGTGCCGAGGAAGTTGCTCCACTATGTGGAAAATCCGTAGAGGAGACAAAAAGCCTATTATGGGAATTGGCTTTAGCTGGCGTTTGTTTCGTTGGTGAAAAAGAGGGTGTAGACAAGTATTGGCTTGAAATATGGGTTCCTGGTGTCATGGAAATGATGGCTAATAGTAGGGAAAATGTAAAAAAATATCCCCAGATTGCCGAGGCCTTTGAAGCATACGGAAGAGTAAGGGGGCCAATGACTGCCGGTACTTTCCCTGTGGGACTTGGTCTTATGCGTGTTATACCCATTGAAGCGTCAATAAATGGAGAAACAAGACGGGCTTCCTATGAGGAAGTTTCAAAATACTTAAATGAAAATGATGTTTTCACAGTGTCTGATTGCTCATGTCGAGTAGCTCGGGAGGCTATGGGAGAGGGCTGCGGGCACTTAAAGGAAGAGATGTGTATACAGCTTGGTCATGCTGCCGAATACTATATTCGGACTGGTAGGGGTAGACAGATAACCCGTGAAGAGGCCTTTGAAATAATTGATAAAGCAGAGAAAAACGGCCTTATGCACCAGATTCCTAATACCGATGGGCCTGGTGAAACCCACGCTATTTGTAACTGTTGTGGATGTTCATGTCTAGCTTTGAGAACAGCTTCCATGTTCATAAACAACGATATGGTACGTTCCAACTATGTATCCAAGGTGGATAAAGATAAATGTGTTGCCTGTGGAGAATGCGTGGAGGTCTGTCCTGTCAATGCTTTAAAATTAGGGCAAAAACTTTGCACAATAACTCCCATAATAGAAAAGATAAGGGAAGAAATCCCAGCTAATACCCAGTGGGGTCCAGACAAATGGAACCCTGATTACCGCACAAACAGGGAAAATGTTGTGGAGACTGGTACAAGTCCATGTAAAACAGAATGCCCTGCCCATATTTCCGTTCAAGGATATATCAAACTGGCATCTCAAGGAAGATACAAAGAAGCCCTTGAACTTATCAAGCATGAAAACCCATTCCCAGCAGTTTGTGGTCGTATTTGCCCAAGAAAATGTGAATCAGCATGTACAAGGGGTGACATTGATGAATCCGTTGCTATTGATGAAATTAAAAAGTTTATTGCTGAGCAGGATTTGAACATGGATACCCGTTATGTTCCAAGACAAAGACATGAATACGGAAAGAAAATCGCAATTATCGGTGCAGGTCCATCAGGCCTTTCATGTGCATTTTATTTAGGAATCGATGGTTATAAAGTGACAGTATTTGAAAAGGAAGAAGTACTTGGAGGTATGTTAACCCTTGGAATTCCTTCTTATAGACTGGAAAAGGATGTTATAAATGCTGAAATAGATATCCTAAGGGAACTAGGTGTTGAATTTAAAACAGGTGTGGAAGTTGGTAAAGATGTGACTCTTTCCGACCTAAGAAACCAGGGATACGAAGCTTTCTACTTAGCAATAGGTGCACAAGCTGGCAGAAAGCTTGGCTTAGAAGGAGAAGAGGCAGAGGGAGTTGCCACAGGGGTGGATTTCCTACGTGACGTTAATTTAGGCAAGGATATTAAACTTGAAGGTAAGACTGTTGTAATAGGTGGAGGTAACGTTGCAATAGATGTTGCAAGAACAGCTACTAGAGTTGGAGCTTCAGATGTGGAGATGTTCTGCCTAGAAAGCCGTGAACAAATGCCAGCCCTTGAAGAAGAGATAGAAGAAGCATTGGCTGAGGATATAGTGATAAGCAACACTTGGGGACCAAAACGCATTGTTATAGAAAATGGCAAAGTATCTGGTGTAGAATTTAGAAAATGTTTGTCCGTAATTGATGAAAACGGCAAATTTAGTCCAGTGTATGATGAGGATGAAACCATAATTGTAAAAGCAAATAATGTTTTGATTTCCGTGGGGCAAGCCATGGACTGGGGTAATTTGTTAGATGGTACCCAAATTGAGCTTAACCCAAACGATACAGTTAAAGTAGATTCCTTTACCCTTCAAACAAGAGAGGCTGATGTGTTTGCAGGGGGAGATGCTGTAACAGGTCCTAAATTTGCCATAGATGCTATTGCCTTAGGAAAAGAAGCTGCAATTTCAATTCATAGGTATGTTCATCCTGGTCAGAGTTTGGTTATTGGACGTGATAGGAGAGAGTATCATGCCTTTGATAAGGAGAACTTGGTCCTTGAAGGATATGACCATGTACAAAGGGAAAAAACAGGTCATATTGATGGATCAAAGTCTAAAGCAACCTTCAAAGATCTACGCCCAACCTTTACTGAAGATCAAATAAAAAAGGAAACAGAGCGCTGTTTAGGCTGTGGTGCTACCACCGTAGACGAGTATATGTGTGTAGGTTGTGGGGCATGTACAATCAGATGTAAATTCGATGCTATTTCCCTTGAAAGAAAGTACGATGCAGAGAATGTACCCTTTGAAAAACTTAAACCTTTAGTAGTTAAGAATATGATTAAGCGTAAAGGTAGAATTACCGCTAGAAAAGTAAAGAAAATGGTATCTGGTATTTTCAGAGCAGAAAAATCCAATTAA